AAGAGGTCGCGGGTATCGCGCTCCTCCACCTTGCAGCCGGCATACATCACCAGCACGCGGTCGACATGGCGCGATACCACGCCGAGGTCATGGGTGATGAAGACCACGGCGGTGCCCCGCTCCCGCCGCAGCTCGTCGATCAGGTTCAGGATCTGCGCCTGGATGGTGACGTCGAGCGCGGTGGTCGGCTCGTCGGCGACCAGCACGGCGGGCGCGCCGGCCAGCGCCATGGCGATCATCACCCGCTGGCGCATGCCGCCCGACAGGCGGTGCGGATATTCGGCGAAGCGCCGGGCCGGATCGGGGATGCGCACCCGCTCCAGCAGGGCCAGCGTCCGCTCGCGCGCCGCCTTGCGGCCCACCGCCTCATGTTCGAGGATCGCCTCCATGATCTGCTCGCCCACGGTCAGCACCGGGTTGAGCGCGGTCATCGGCTCCTGGAAGATCATCGAGATGCGGGCGCCGCGCAGATGGCGCAGCGCCGCCTCGTCGAGCGCCAGCAGGTCCCGGCCCTCCAGCCGCACCGATCCGCCGGTGACCCGGCCGGGCGGCGGCACGAGGCCGAGCAGGGCCAGCGCGGTCAACGACTTGCCACAGCCGCTCTCGCCGACGATGGCCAGCATCTCGCCGCGCCCGAC
This portion of the Azospirillum sp. B510 genome encodes:
- a CDS encoding ABC transporter ATP-binding protein produces the protein MSEPVLSVDGLSIGFRTRRGQLPAVRDLSFSVGRGEMLAIVGESGCGKSLTALALLGLVPPPGRVTGGSVRLEGRDLLALDEAALRHLRGARISMIFQEPMTALNPVLTVGEQIMEAILEHEAVGRKAARERTLALLERVRIPDPARRFAEYPHRLSGGMRQRVMIAMALAGAPAVLVADEPTTALDVTIQAQILNLIDELRRERGTAVVFITHDLGVVSRHVDRVLVMYAGCKVEERDTRDLFADPFHPYTQGLIAAQPRGIAARPQAGSGPAGLARERLTEIPGAVPALAAMPPGCAFAPRCPLADARCAQAVPPPRPAGSGLVACHHAGESHAI